TTCAGCCCTTGCACCATGAATTCTGGGAGTCTTGATCCCTTGCAGTATCCTTCTCTGCACTTGTCCTCACCTGTCATGCTGGTCTGTCGCCGTTTTCGTCCCTGGGAGGTGCCCGGCCCTCCCGGGGACCCCTCAAGCCGCTCAGGGGAGCGAGGCACGAGGGTGCAGGACAGCGACAGGTCCACGTGGTCCTCCTGAGATGTCCCCTGCAGCAGGGCAGATGAGGTGCTCGGCCACTTGCCCCCTCCCAGGTCGTCCCGGGTCCCCCGGGGCCCTGCAGGCAGGTAGAGCTTGGGCAGGCCAAGGCCCCTCATGCGCTCCCAGGCGAAGTCACCCTCCAGTGGTGTCTCGGTGACAAAGTCGAAGTTCCATCGCTCTCGGGCCTCCTGCACGCAGCTGGCCATCAGGGCGTCGCAGTCCCGGCGCAGCTGCTCGCTGTCCACCGGGCCAAAGAGGCGGCGGCACGCCTTGCTGCTGCGCGGGATCTGACAGGCATCCCTGCATGGCTCTGACATGGTGCCTGCAGCTGGAACACAAGTAAGACCCTGGTCACCGGAGAAATCGGACCCTCCCTTACCCGGCCGTGCTTCACTCTGTAACCTCAGGCGAGGTCTTCTTACTAGAACGTGAGGTGAGAGGATCACTCTGGTCCCTTCCGGCTGATTttcccccacttccctcccacAGGCTCTCCCAACCCCCCAGCAACACACACAGGGCTGGGGCAGAGCTCAGCCAGCCTGGCACCCCAAGGTCACTGGGGAAGTGGGCAGCTGAAGGGCAAGTTTATGTATGTCAACAAAGGCAGGTTTATTGCAATAGCAGGGATCAGGGTCCTGTTTACCACCAGGTATTATCAGGTAAAATCAATTTGTTTTCCCCCCTGAGGTGTCCCTCATGGGTGTGAATGCCCCAAGCATGTGTGAATGGCCAGAGTCCAGCAGTTTCCTAACCCCAGACCTGGCCAGGAGGTCAATTCCCAAATAAATGGACAGCTCCTCGAGCCTCCTGAAACCCTCCATCTAGATGCTCATGTGGAGTAATCCTGCTCAGCTACTTAAAACTACCCTGGACTTCGGGGTAAAAAACACCTGGGTTCTactcctagctctgccacttactatctcaacttttaaaaagtcacttaatGTCTctaggcctcaatttcctcatctgtaaaatgggactgcaTGCAAGTCTAAAGAGCAGGGCTGTAGAAGCACGCTCAAGCAGTTGATCAGTGGGTCCCTCCAGGCAAGGCAGATGGAACAGAGTGGGGAGGCTGTATCTTGGTGGTTAAAAGTGAGGGCTCTGGAACCAGGCCACCTGGGTTGGAATCCAGGCTCTGCTGGGTGAACCTGGACAAGtggcttaacttctctgggctctattttcctcatctataaaatggagacagcAATAGTGAATGTCTCAGAGGACAtatgtgaggattaactgagttaaTGTAGATAACGTGCTTAGAGCAGTACCTAGTATATGGAAGCGcttggaaaatattattattatttctctctgCCTTTAGTTCTGCCTGAGCTCCTCCTCATCACTCCACCTGGGCCACTGCCTCCTTCAGACAGCAGCTGACAGGTGTTGTGCGCTGAGGGCCTTTCCCAAGGATGTCATCATGCAGGCAGCCTGGGGGTGAGGAGGAGctaggcagggcagggcagggagatgACTTCTCCCAGGCTGAGCCACATCCTGCCAGGCACATCAGGTGACCTGAAGTCTAGACAACCTGGAAGCCCCTGCCCCATTTTGCCTGCATCCAAGGAACCCATTTTTCAggcaaagaaaattaaaggcaCCGGTCTACCTGGTTCCTCTCCTCCCACTTCCGGAGAGGGAA
This genomic interval from Balaenoptera ricei isolate mBalRic1 chromosome 11, mBalRic1.hap2, whole genome shotgun sequence contains the following:
- the CDKN1A gene encoding cyclin-dependent kinase inhibitor 1, which codes for MSEPCRDACQIPRSSKACRRLFGPVDSEQLRRDCDALMASCVQEARERWNFDFVTETPLEGDFAWERMRGLGLPKLYLPAGPRGTRDDLGGGKWPSTSSALLQGTSQEDHVDLSLSCTLVPRSPERLEGSPGGPGTSQGRKRRQTSMTDFYHSKRRLISSKRKP